TTCCCGAACTCGTCGTCGCCGAGAACGGCGGCGTCGTCTACACCGGCGACGACGTCCGCTTCACCGCCGATCGCGCGGCCGCCCAGGCCGTCGCCGAGGAGTACCGTGCCGCGGGGTACGACCTCGGCTGGGGCCCCGAGGACACCGTCAACCGGTGGCGCGAGACCGAACTCGCCGTCTCCCGCGAGCGGCCCCTCGAGCCGCTCGAAGCGATCGCCGCCGACCACGACCTCGAGGTCGTCGACACCGGCTACGCCTACCACGTCAAGGACAGGGCGCCGAACAAGGGCGACGGCGTCCGAACGATCGCGGACCGCGTCGGGTTCGACCCCGTGGAGGCCGTCGCCGTCGGCGACTCGACGAACGACGTCTCGACGTTCGAGGTCGTGGGCCGCTCGTTCGCGGTCGCCAACGCCGACGAGGACGCCCGCGAAGCCGCGGACGAGGTGCTCTCAGAACCGCACGCCGAGGGCACGCTGGCGGCGCTCGAGCGGGTTCGGAAACGGCAGGTGTAATGGAGCGTCGCGGGGTGGAGACCCCGGGTGTCCGCGTTACTCGAGCAGGTCGCTCGTCGAGAGCCCGGAGCTGATCCAGTCGCGGACGGAGACGTTGTCGGCCCGGAGTCCGAGCGCGCGGACGGTGTCGGGGTTGCAGCCGTTCGAGAGACCGATGCCGGCCGACCGGCTACCGGTGCCACGGAGTCGACAGCCGAACAGATCCGTGTCCTCGGCGTCGAGGTTGACGACGCAGCCGCCGTTTGCGACCTCGATCGTACAGCGGTCGAGACGCACGTCGGGCTCGGAGATGTACACCCCCTCCCTGAGTTCGTCCGACTCGCTGATGCGCACCTCGCAGTCCCGGAGCGTGACGTTCCCCCGGCGAACGAGCACCGAGAAGCCGCGGTCGCCGTCGTAGCGCGTGTCGTCGTGGACGGTGACGTTCTCGAGGATCACCGGCTCGAGGGTGTCGTTTCCGCCCTGGGTGATGCGGATCGCGGGCGCGTCGGCGTCGGGGCCGAGGTAGACGTTCGAGTTACAGATCCGACCGCCGTCGGCGTCGCTGTTGACGCGGATGACGTCGTTCGCGGCGCCCGGGGCGTCGATCGTCACGTTCTCCGCGAGCGGCGATCCGCCCTGGAGCCACAGCCCGCAGCCGGGGTGGGCGGAGTCGGCTCCGTTCTCGAGGACGATCCGGGAGTCCCGACAGACGTCGCCGTCGCCGAGGCGGACGTTGCCGCCGCCGTTGTTCTTGGCCGTACAGCCCCGGAGGATCGACTTTCCGGGCGAGTTCGCCACGTAGAACCCGTTGTCGACGAACCCCTCGACGTAACACCCTTCGAAGACGTTGACCCCCTCGTGGGGCGGATCCGCGCTGAACGGGATCGCGTGTCCGACGGAACCGTTGCCGGTCTCGCGGTCACCGTCCGGGAGCGTGACGTTCCGAATCGTACCCAGCCCGGTCTCCTCCGTGAGGTTGACGAGCACCGTGAACCGGTCGCCGCCGTTCGGCCCCTGTCGGTAGCGCTGCCCGCGAAGTGTGACGTTCTCGAGGACGGCCCGGTCCTCGACGTTGATTCGCGCGATGCCGGCGTCGCGATCGTCGCTCCCGCTGATGTCGACCGTGACGTTCTGCAGTGTCGTTCGCGACGCGCCGCCGCGCCCCGAGCCGAGCCGGAACGCGAGGTCGACGTCGTCGGACTCGATCTCGAGGGTCGCCGCCGGCGCCCCGACGAGGCCGAAGAACTCGAAGTCGGTGAGCGACAGTTCGCTGTTCCAGGAGTAGCGACCGGACGGGAGAACGAAACAGTGGTCGACCGCCTCCTGGTCCTCGAGGTACGCGGCGATCTCGGCGGCGAGGTCGCCCTCGTGGTCGATCTCGGGTGCAGCCACGACGTCGATCCGGTTGTGGCCGACGACCGAGAGGTTGTCGACGACAGCGCCCTCGAGCACCCGCAGCGGACCTGGTCGGGGCGTCCCCGGGGCGTCAGCGCGGGCGCCCTTGATCGGGGCCTGGAACTCGACCGGCCCCGGGCTGTCCGCCTCGCCCTCGAACGCCCGCAGGAAGTGCGTTCCCGCGGCGGTATCGTACAGCTGTGCGTGGCCGTCCCCCGACCCCGAGGTACAGAAGCTCGCGTAGTTACTCGAGGGCCAGAAGTTGTCGCCGTTGATCAGGTCGTTTCCGTTCAGATCGAGGTCGTCCTCGAGCGAGAGCTGTCCGTCGCTAGCACCGACGCGGCCGGCGCCGAACAGGCCGACGCCCGCCAGCCCCGCCAGCGCGAGCGTACCCCGCCGCGTCACGCCCTCCGACGCACCACTATCAGTCGTATCGTTCACCATCACTAATCGCTCGGATACTCTTCTCTGTAAGAGTTTACTTCTATATGTACATTCTTTATAATAGAATCAAATTATCGTACTGTTTTTAGAGAACAACGGCAGCGACTCGCGACACACCACACGCCTTTTGGTCGCGCCCGCCGACGCACAGGGTATGAGCGACTCCGCCGATCCCGAATCCGGGAGCACAGACGGTGACGACGGCGGGCCGATGCAGGTCTCGAGTCCGAACTACCACAGCGAGAACCACACGGCCGCCCAGACCTGCGGCTGGACCGCGAACGCGTTGCGCGGCGAGGGGAAGTGCTACAAGAACATCTACTACGGCATCGAGTCCCACCGCTGCATCCAGATGACGCCGGTCGTCCGGTGCAACGAGCGCTGCGTCTTCTGCTGGCGCGACCACAACGGTCACGCCTACGAGATGGACGGCGTCGAGTGGGACGACCCCGAGGCGGTCGTCGACGCCTCGATCGACCTCCAGAAGAAGCTGCTCTCGGGGTTCGGCGGCAACGACGAGGTTCCCCGCGAGGTGTTCGAGCAGGCGATGGAACCCCGCCACGTCGCGATCAGCCTCGACGGCGAGCCGTCGCTGTACCCCTACCTGCCGGAGCTCATCGAGGCGTTCCACGACCGGGATATCACGACCTTCCTCGTCTCGAACGGCACCCGCCCCGAGGTGATCCGGGAGTGTGATCCCACCCAACTGTACATCAGCGTCGACGCGCCCGAGCGACACACCTTCGATCGGGTCGTCAAGGCGATGGAGGACGACGCCTGGGAGAAGCTGGTGGAAACGATGGACATCCTCGCCGAAAAGGAGGAGACGCGAACCGTCCTGCGGACGACGCTCGTCAAAGGCGAGAACATGCGCGATCCCGACTGGTACGCCGCCTTCTACGAGCGCGCCGACCCCGATTTCGTCGAACTGAAGGCCTACATGCACGTCGGCCACTCCCGCGGACGCCTCGACCGCTCGTCGATGCCCGACCACGAGGAGGTCGTCGCGTTCACCGAAGCGGTCCAGGAACACATGCCCGAGTTCACGGAACTGAAGGACGTCCCCGCCTCTCGAGTCGCGCTGCTCTCGAAAACCCGCGACACCTGGGTTCCCAAGCTCAAGAAAGACAGCGAGTTCTGGGCTCGAGACGTCCGCGCGTGAACTGCCCCACCCACCGTCGGGCGCACGGGTCACCCCAATCCGCCCGAACCGCCAGGTTTTAGCCCCGACTCCTCGAGGATAGCGTACTGGCCCGATCGATCCCACCGCCATCACACTTTTGGGACGCATCCCACATTCGGTACGCTTTTACGTCGAGGCGGCAAACTCCCGGCTATGTCACTGACAGCGACGTCTACCGTCGGCCACGACGAACTGGCCGTCCTCAAACTCCTCGCCCTCGAGGGCGGTATCGAGGGTGACGTCAAGGTCTCCTGTGCGGATCTCGCGGCCCGACTCGACGCCTCGAACCAGACCGCCTCGCGGCGCCTCCAGCGTCTCGAGAGCGCCGGCCTGCTCGAGCGCGATACGGTGAGCGACGGCCAGTGGGTCGCAGTCACCGACGACGGCGAAGGGGCGCTCCGGGCGGAGTACGAGGAGTACCGTCGCATCTTCGAGACGGGCGCCGAGATCGAACTCGAGGGCACCGTCACGGGCGGGATGGGCGAGGGTCGTCACTACATCTCGCTGCCGGGCTACAGCCGCCAGTTCCGGGATCGGCTTGCGTACGAGCCGTTCCCCGGAACGCTCAACGTCGAGCTCAGCGAGGACAGCGTCCGTCGCCGGAACGCGGTGACCTCCCTCGAGTCGATCCCGATCGACGGCTGGGAGGACGACGAGCGCACCTACGGCCCGGCGGTCTGTTACCCCGCGACGATCGAAACCGCCGACGGCGAGGTCTACGAGGAGGCACACACCATCGCCCCCGAGCGCACGCACCACGACGACGACCAGCTCGAGCTGATCGCCCCCGAGAAGCTCCGGGACGCCCTCGAGCTGGCGGACGACGACCGCGTCACGGTCTCCGTGGGTGATCGGTGATGGCCGGGCCGTCCACCGCGGGTGCGGGACCGAGCGCCGGCGCCGCGCCGGACACGGTCGACCAGGCCCTCGAGTCGCTTCGCGTCGGCGACCCGGTACTCGTTCACGACGCCGCCGACCGCGAGGGCGAGACGGACCTGATCTACCACGCCGACGCCGTCACCCCCGAGGCCGTCTCGCGGCTGCGAAACGACGCGGGCGGGCTGATCTGCGTCGCCGTCGACGACGCGACCGCCGACGCCTTCGACCTCCCCTTCTACAGCGAGGAGGTCGATCACCCCGCGACGACCGACCACGAACTCG
Above is a genomic segment from Natrononativus amylolyticus containing:
- a CDS encoding HAD-IIB family hydrolase translates to MTSDPPLVLDIDGTLTRTEGWGIDPRIFDPLLEWDAPIVIATGKAFPYPIALCHLVGVPELVVAENGGVVYTGDDVRFTADRAAAQAVAEEYRAAGYDLGWGPEDTVNRWRETELAVSRERPLEPLEAIAADHDLEVVDTGYAYHVKDRAPNKGDGVRTIADRVGFDPVEAVAVGDSTNDVSTFEVVGRSFAVANADEDAREAADEVLSEPHAEGTLAALERVRKRQV
- the twy1 gene encoding 4-demethylwyosine synthase TYW1, with the translated sequence MSDSADPESGSTDGDDGGPMQVSSPNYHSENHTAAQTCGWTANALRGEGKCYKNIYYGIESHRCIQMTPVVRCNERCVFCWRDHNGHAYEMDGVEWDDPEAVVDASIDLQKKLLSGFGGNDEVPREVFEQAMEPRHVAISLDGEPSLYPYLPELIEAFHDRDITTFLVSNGTRPEVIRECDPTQLYISVDAPERHTFDRVVKAMEDDAWEKLVETMDILAEKEETRTVLRTTLVKGENMRDPDWYAAFYERADPDFVELKAYMHVGHSRGRLDRSSMPDHEEVVAFTEAVQEHMPEFTELKDVPASRVALLSKTRDTWVPKLKKDSEFWARDVRA
- a CDS encoding CTP-dependent riboflavin kinase, encoding MSLTATSTVGHDELAVLKLLALEGGIEGDVKVSCADLAARLDASNQTASRRLQRLESAGLLERDTVSDGQWVAVTDDGEGALRAEYEEYRRIFETGAEIELEGTVTGGMGEGRHYISLPGYSRQFRDRLAYEPFPGTLNVELSEDSVRRRNAVTSLESIPIDGWEDDERTYGPAVCYPATIETADGEVYEEAHTIAPERTHHDDDQLELIAPEKLRDALELADDDRVTVSVGDR